GCAGGGAAGGATTATCGAAGTCACCGATGCCATCGCCGGGGATGTTGCCGGCGTAGTTTACGGCCATGAAATCTTTATCCTCCGCCAGTGAAACGCCGCCCTGCGCGTAGGAAGTGAACAGGATCTGGTCGTTCTTGAAATCGGTAGGCTTCAGGTAGATCACCACGCCATTGGAGAGCGTAAGTTTGGTAACGCCAATGCTTTCGATCTTTTCCGTGTTGGTAACTTTACCGGCCAGGGGCTTTTTGTCCAGCAGCGGCTTGTTCACTTTATTGTCTTCGTAAGGTTTAAGGCCTTTGCCCGCATCGCGGATAGCCGCCAGTAGCTGGTCGGTCGTGGGCAGGGAGGCTTTCTCCTTCTCAGGCGCCTGAACAACGATGCTCAGGTTTTCTTTGCCGAGCATCTTCTTTACCGTGGCGTTTACTTCTTCCACCGTGATTTCGTTCAGGAATTTCTTCGTGATATCGTAGCGGAAATCCGGGCTTACGATCGGCGCGCCGTACATGAAGTTCTTCAGGTAAGCTTGTACGAAAATATTGGAAGCGATCTTGTCCTTTTCGCGGTTGGCTTTTTCGTTAGCGGCTTCGGATTGCTTTTTCACCACCTCCAGTTCCGAAGCGGTAAACCCGAATTGCGCCGCCCGCTCAAACTCAGCCATAACGCCAGCCAGGCCAGCGGCCAGTTCTCCCCGTTCTTCGTAACGGCCAAAACGGTCGCTGCTTCGATGCCGGGTACCAGGCCGTCCTGGTATTGACCGTAGGCAGCCTGTCCGTCCACGAAAGGCGCGGTGCCTTTCTGCTTCAGCTCGCTGATACGCGCGCCCAACATCGCGTTGGCCATGCTGATCACCATGTTGCGGCGAAGGTCTTCCGTGGTCTGGCTGCCTTTGTGGCGCTGGCGGATGAAGGCCATGGCCACGTTGTAGGGAAATTCCTTGTCGGTCACGATCTTCACGAGCGGCTCCTTATGATCGGGCAGGTCGTAAGTATTGTGAGGCTTGGGTTTAGCGGGATTGGTCAGCTTACCGAAGTTGTCTTTGATCAGGCTTTCCACGGCCGCCACGTCGAAATCGCCCACGGCGATCACCGCCTGGAGGTTCGGGCGGTACCAGTCGCGGTAGAAATTGCGGATTTCTTCATGTTTGAAATTCCGCAGGATATCGAGCTTCCCGATGGGGATACGCTCGGCGTAACGGGAACCATGCAGCAACACGGGCAGCAGCTCCTTCTGGATACGGCTTTGCGCATTCATGCCGCGCTGGCGGTCTTCTTCGATGATCACCCCGCGCTCGCCGTCGATATCGGGCCCCAGCATGCTGATGTGCCCCGCCCAGTTCGCCAGGATCTTGAAACCGTTTTTAAACAGTTCCGCACTGTCGGTAGGGATAGGCAGCTGGTACACCGTTTGGTCGAAAGACGTATAAGCGTTGAGGTCCGCTCCGAACTTCACACCGGCTTTCTGCAGGTAGTTGATAAGTTCATTCTTGGGGAAATCCTTCGTACCGTTAAACGCCATGTGCTCGGTGAAGTGCGCAAGGCCTTGCTGGGCGTCGGTTTCCATAAGCGATCCCGCTTTCAGCGCCATGTACAGCACGGCGCGGTTGCGGGGTTCTGCGTTTTTACGGATGTAATAGGTTAGACCGTTGCTCAGCTTCCCGATTTTCACTTCGGGATCTGCCGGAATCTTCTGGCCTGCTGCTACGGCCGAAGTGCTGCCGCCGGATACCGACTTCTGAGCGTAAACAGGGCTCTCGGTCAGAGAAATGACGCTTGCAGCTGCAAGCGTCATCAACAAAAACTTTCGTTTCATAAACAGTGATTGGTTTAGATTTATGCGATTACTCGGTTTTCCTATAAGTCAGGCAATTTACTGACATTCCGTGATTCCGGAACACGGAATCCGGGTAACCGGCAAAAATCGCAGGTCGGGCTGCTACTCAAGGAAATTTGACAAGCCCGGCCTTATAAAGCCGCTGATGCGCCTTATAAAATGCCTCCACTGGGTTCTTGAACACCTTCCGGTCGTAAGTCATCAAACCGTTGGTTTCAATCTCCACGTCGGTGGTCTGGGTATACACCGCGGCAGATAATCCATGCTGGATAAGGCTTTCCATCTTCGCCATATAGCTGTCGTAACGGGCGAAAAGCTCCCCTGCGGTCTTGAAAGTCTGGTAACCCCAGTTGTCTTTCTGCTGCCAAACGTGACCGTCTACCGGCAAACCGAGCCCGCCGAACTCACCGAGTACGAGAATCTGCTTCTCTCCGAAATAAACGGGATCGGGCATCAGCGGCTCAGGATAATTATGCAGGTCGATCATGTGGCCGGTTTGCTCAAAGTTGCCGCCGCTGGCGCTGTTTACCAGCCGCGAAGGGTCTTTGGCCATCGTCCACTCGGTAATTTCCTTCGTTTTGAACTGGCCCCAGGCTTCATTAAAAGGAACCCATACAACGATGGAAGGCACATTATGCAACACGTCCATGATCACGTTCCATTCCTTGCGATAGTAGCCTTCGGATTCGGGCGTGCGGTCTTTGTCCGTCTGCTTTCCCCAGATGCCGGGGCGCATTTCCCAACGGTTGCCGAGGTCGCCGCTGGGCATGTCCTGCCAAACCAAGATTCCGAGCTTGTCGCAATGATAATACCAACGCGCGGGCTCTACCTTGATATGTTTGCGGATCATGTTGAAGCCCATTTCCTTCGTCTTTTCCACGTCGAATTTGAGCGCGGCGTCGGAAGGTGCGGTATATAAACCGTCGGGCCACCAGCCCTGGTCGAGCGGGCCGTAATGGAACAGGAATTTATTGTTCAGCATCATACGCTGAATGCCAGCCTGGTCTTTCGCCACGCTGATCTTGCGCATCGCGAAGTAGCTTTTCACTTCATCCACTGCTTTGCCCTTGCGGACAATGCTCAATTGCAGATCGTACAGGAAGGGCTTGTCGGGCGACCACATCTCGGGCGAAGCGATCTTCAGCACGCCGGTGGCGCCGGGCTCTACTTCCGTTTCAGCCACCACGGCGCCGTCTTTCAGCGCGGTGATTTTCACCTGGTCGCCGGCGAGGGGGTTTACCACGGTAGTTTGCACGGTAAGGGTCTGCGCGTCGATGTCCGGTGTTTGTTTAACGGAAGAAAGATAGGTTCCCGGCACGGTTTCGAGCCAAACGGTTTGCCAGATGCCCGTTACAGGCGTATACCAGATGCCTTCCGGCTTGCGGACCTGCTTGCCGCGGGGTTGCGGGCCTTCGTCGGTGGGGTCCCATACTTTCACAACAATTTCCTGTTGTTTGGTTTTTTTGAGGAAGGGGGTGATATCCGCGGAGAAGGGATCAAAGCCGCCTTCGTGTTTGATGGCCAGCTGGCCATTCACGTATACTTCCGTTTGCCAGTCCACGGCGCCGAAGTGCAGGAGAACTTTTTTGCCTTTGGCATCTGCCGGGAGGGTGATTTGTTGCTGGTACCAGAGGAGCTTATCTTTCCCCACGGTTTTACCCACGCCGCTCAGTGCCGATTCGATGCAGAAAGGCACGAGGATCTTGCCGTCCCACCCTGCCGGGCGCCCGCCGTTGCGCGGGGTAATGGCGTAATTCCATAATCCGTTAAGGTTTTTCCACTGGGTGCCGCGTTCGAATTGCGGGCGGGGATATTCCTGTAGAACGTTGTCGGGCTTCAGTTCTTCGGCCCAGGGCGACATAATCTTTCCCTGTACGGGTTTCCATTCCTGGGCATTGGCCATGGAGGCGGCCAGTAACCATGCGAGCAGTTGCTTCTTCATAAAAATTCAATTAAATCTCAAAATCTGTTTTCCGGGAGAATCCGTTGAGCCATGCCGGCCATGCCGTTTTCCGGGACCAATATCCTCAACTGCATGCAGCGATAGCTGATACGGGCAAGGGGATCGTGGTGAGGCAGACGTGGTGACGCTGTTTCTGACGTGGAAGCGATGGCTTGATGGACCAAAATAGTCATTAATTTTTATATCTTTCGATTATGAAACATTTTGTTTTTTCCGCCCTGCTCCTGGGCGCTTCCACGTTTTGCGACGCACAATCCCGCAGTCTTTTCAACGGCAAAGACCTCACCGGCTGGCACATGGATGTTCCGGACCTGGAGAAGGATTCCTCGTTACGCATACCCTTCATCGTACGCAACGGGATGCTGGTAAGCCTGGGATCGCCGGGCGGGCACCTGATCACGGATGCAAAGCACCGGAACTACAGGCTGGAAGTGGAATACCGCTTCGCCGGGAAGCCCGGGAACTGCGGCGTGCTGGTACATGCGTCGGCACCGCGCGTATTGTATGGAATGTTCCCGAAATCTATGGAGGTACAGCTGATGCATAAAAATGCCGGGGATTTCTGGTGTATCGGGGAAGATATCCGGGTAGACAGCATGGAGGTGTATCGCGGGCCGGAGGCGAACTGGGGAGTGGTGGATGGAAAGGAAAGGCGCGTGCGGAACCGGACAGACGGATCGGAGAAGCCCCTGGGTGAGTGGAACCGGATGGTGGTGGAATGCCTGGGCGACAAGGTACGGGTGTGGGTGAACGGCGACCTGGTGAACGACGGCTACGGCTGTACGGTAAAGGAAGGCAGCATCGCGTTGCAGGCCGAAGGGGCGGAAGTGGAGTTCCGGAAAGTGGCGGTGACGCCGATAAAAAAGCTGACGGCGATAAAAAAATAACGAAAGGGACCGCGGGACACCGCGGTTTTTTTTGCTTTCCCGTAAGGTTTCGCCATCGCGGCGCAACTAATATCTCAAAGCATTGCAACGAATGGATGAGGCACGATTCCTTGAAGCACTTTCCGCCCATGAGGCTACCCTGCACAAGATCTGCCGGTTGTACCGCGATACGGCGGAAGACCGGGAGGATTTGTTCCAGGAGATGGTTTACCAGCTTTGGCGGGGATGGCCGAAGTTCGAAGGGCGGAGCGCACCTGGCACCTGGATATACCGGGTTGCATTGAGCACGGCGCTGGTACAATTCCGCAAGCGGAGGCCGAAGGTCGAATACCGGCAGGAATTGCCGGAAGTAGCGGCTCCTGGAAACGACGACCGTTTACCGGAGATGCTGGCGGTATTGTCTCCCGCGGAAAAGGCCATTATGGTGTTGTGGCTGGAAGGGTTGAGCTATGCGGAGATAGCTGGGGTGATGGGGATTTCGGAAAGCAGTGCGGGCGCGCGCCTGTCAAGGGCGCGTCAAAAAATCAGGCAACGTTTTAAAACATAAACATATGGACCCACTACAAGAAGCCTGGCAGAAAATGCCAGCCGCGCGCACCTCCCCTGCCGGGCTGCGCGAGATGATCCAGCGGCATCCTGCGCGCCGGGGGATGCGCAGACAGATGATATTTGAAATCCTTTCCCTGACGGTATTTCTGCTGGTGTATTATGACTTTTTCGACGGGGCGCGGCGCCCGGCAAGCGCCAATGCATGGCTGGTGGCGGCTGTGGCGTTGGTGATCTTACACAATGTGACAGGCTACTTCTTCAGCCGGAGGGTGTTGGCAGGTAATCATCTGCAGGAGATGGTAAAGGGATATTTATCGGGCATGCGGCGGTTTGCAGTGGTATCCGTGGCGGCACGCGTGGGGATGGTGGTGTGCATGTTATTGTTTTTCTGTTCCGGCCTGGCGATGACGGACTGGAAGATGGCAATGTTGATGATAATCGGCGTGATAGCTGCCGCGCAGATGGTTTGGCTGGGTATCATCTGGCGCAATCGCATACGGGATATTGGTTCCTCGTTGGATGAATAGTCGGCAGGTATGCTGGCAACCCTGAGGATGTTGACAGCGTGTACATCCGGGGAAAAATCACAGTTTGCCTAACCGTTCCAGCTGGTTTCCGGGCAGTCCGGAAGTTGAAGACAGCTTGTTCTTACAAGTGAAAACTAGTTTTGTCTAGCGGTTTCAGCTGATTTCGGTGCAGCCAGGAAGTTGAGGACTGCATGTACTTCCGGATGTTCCGGGTACATAGTTGTAAGTTTTCTTCTTCCGGAATATGCAATTAAAAAGATAAAAAAAACTCCCCGCCGTCAGGAATACCGGTACAACGGGGAGTAAAAGAAAAACGGACTTACAATCAACGTCTGAAACATTTTCCAATGAGATGAAAAATGAATAGCCTGCCATATGAAATGAAGTAATTGCCAGAAAATGCACCTGAAAATACTACATGGCACTTGCGAATGGTAGCCTTACTTCGCTCAATGCCCTTACTGACTTAGCCTCCTGTAGACACAGGCAGGCAAATGCTCCAGATCTAATC
Above is a genomic segment from Chitinophaga pollutisoli containing:
- a CDS encoding pitrilysin family protein, producing MKRKFLLMTLAAASVISLTESPVYAQKSVSGGSTSAVAAGQKIPADPEVKIGKLSNGLTYYIRKNAEPRNRAVLYMALKAGSLMETDAQQGLAHFTEHMAFNGTKDFPKNELINYLQKAGVKFGADLNAYTSFDQTVYQLPIPTDSAELFKNGFKILANWAGHISMLGPDIDGERGVIIEEDRQRGMNAQSRIQKELLPVLLHGSRYAERIPIGKLDILRNFKHEEIRNFYRDWYRPNLQAVIAVGDFDVAAVESLIKDNFGKLTNPAKPKPHNTYDLPDHKEPLVKIVTDKEFPYNVAMAFIRQRHKGSQTTEDLRRNMVISMANAMLGARISELKQKGTAPFVDGQAAYGQYQDGLVPGIEAATVLAVTKNGENWPLAWLALWLSLSGRRNSGLPLRNWRW
- a CDS encoding sugar-binding domain-containing protein, which codes for MKKQLLAWLLAASMANAQEWKPVQGKIMSPWAEELKPDNVLQEYPRPQFERGTQWKNLNGLWNYAITPRNGGRPAGWDGKILVPFCIESALSGVGKTVGKDKLLWYQQQITLPADAKGKKVLLHFGAVDWQTEVYVNGQLAIKHEGGFDPFSADITPFLKKTKQQEIVVKVWDPTDEGPQPRGKQVRKPEGIWYTPVTGIWQTVWLETVPGTYLSSVKQTPDIDAQTLTVQTTVVNPLAGDQVKITALKDGAVVAETEVEPGATGVLKIASPEMWSPDKPFLYDLQLSIVRKGKAVDEVKSYFAMRKISVAKDQAGIQRMMLNNKFLFHYGPLDQGWWPDGLYTAPSDAALKFDVEKTKEMGFNMIRKHIKVEPARWYYHCDKLGILVWQDMPSGDLGNRWEMRPGIWGKQTDKDRTPESEGYYRKEWNVIMDVLHNVPSIVVWVPFNEAWGQFKTKEITEWTMAKDPSRLVNSASGGNFEQTGHMIDLHNYPEPLMPDPVYFGEKQILVLGEFGGLGLPVDGHVWQQKDNWGYQTFKTAGELFARYDSYMAKMESLIQHGLSAAVYTQTTDVEIETNGLMTYDRKVFKNPVEAFYKAHQRLYKAGLVKFP
- a CDS encoding DUF1080 domain-containing protein, with product MKHFVFSALLLGASTFCDAQSRSLFNGKDLTGWHMDVPDLEKDSSLRIPFIVRNGMLVSLGSPGGHLITDAKHRNYRLEVEYRFAGKPGNCGVLVHASAPRVLYGMFPKSMEVQLMHKNAGDFWCIGEDIRVDSMEVYRGPEANWGVVDGKERRVRNRTDGSEKPLGEWNRMVVECLGDKVRVWVNGDLVNDGYGCTVKEGSIALQAEGAEVEFRKVAVTPIKKLTAIKK
- a CDS encoding RNA polymerase sigma factor, translated to MDEARFLEALSAHEATLHKICRLYRDTAEDREDLFQEMVYQLWRGWPKFEGRSAPGTWIYRVALSTALVQFRKRRPKVEYRQELPEVAAPGNDDRLPEMLAVLSPAEKAIMVLWLEGLSYAEIAGVMGISESSAGARLSRARQKIRQRFKT